Proteins encoded by one window of Dialister pneumosintes:
- a CDS encoding DUF1858 domain-containing protein → MNPTLFFSLSVDFIPDMQDGRQSFIEKMKETATLYQSPFSFDAKDRPTIEKITSANLLKILPTLDLSAFGTWPSCILTCTIQSNHTVYSIGMSDGWDIYIGNKNFFAFAQFPADALQIMEEACLYYINNTENQSFQEFVAQIGFDSFRDTILGNINPSTNAQSMHIDNPAFNLKEGDFVRPEHNIMQIIDVYPDMAPFLMEYGMSCVGCFISYEENLWQGAQSHGLDVFEILGEMNEYIADKYNKKVISKETPMEDIITLYPQLLGILQSFHLEMPADMQTPLGAICNKANVNVNDVINACDDKLRGVSEI, encoded by the coding sequence ATGAACCCCACATTATTCTTTTCTTTATCTGTAGATTTTATACCTGACATGCAAGATGGGCGCCAATCATTTATAGAAAAAATGAAAGAAACAGCAACTCTTTATCAAAGTCCTTTTTCTTTTGATGCTAAAGACCGTCCAACCATTGAAAAAATAACTTCAGCCAATTTATTAAAAATACTTCCCACTTTAGACCTATCTGCTTTCGGTACATGGCCATCTTGTATTTTAACTTGCACAATACAATCTAATCACACCGTTTATAGTATAGGAATGTCTGATGGATGGGATATTTACATAGGGAACAAAAACTTCTTTGCTTTCGCTCAATTTCCTGCCGATGCTTTACAGATTATGGAGGAAGCTTGCTTATATTATATAAACAATACGGAGAATCAATCTTTTCAAGAATTTGTTGCCCAAATCGGATTTGATTCATTTAGAGATACCATATTAGGAAATATAAATCCATCTACCAATGCACAATCCATGCATATAGATAATCCTGCATTTAATTTAAAAGAAGGTGACTTTGTTCGTCCTGAGCATAATATTATGCAGATTATCGATGTATATCCGGATATGGCCCCATTTTTAATGGAATACGGAATGTCCTGTGTAGGTTGTTTCATATCCTATGAAGAAAATCTTTGGCAAGGAGCACAAAGTCATGGTCTCGATGTCTTTGAAATTCTAGGAGAAATGAATGAATATATCGCCGATAAATACAATAAAAAAGTAATATCTAAGGAAACCCCTATGGAAGATATTATAACTTTATATCCCCAATTATTAGGAATTCTTCAATCTTTTCATTTAGAAATGCCTGCAGATATGCAAACCCCCTTAGGTGCCATATGTAATAAAGCCAATGTAAATGTAAACGATGTAATTAATGCTTGTGATGATAAGCTTCGTGGAGTATCTGAGATATAA
- a CDS encoding D-alanyl-D-alanine carboxypeptidase family protein, with protein sequence MKKVIVYISGVVFFLSICLGIAVYVTPPPPTPPDIIKPPPIQGASAALLWTNKNKIIAEKNGDSAIYPASTTKILTCIIALEEGHTLLKKEANISSFSIKQDGTLLGISPDNPIILEQLLYGMMLVSGNDAASAVAETVGGEYHRFIQMMNEKANIIGCTNSHFSNASGLTDPTHYSTAVDMTKIAAYAMNNQMFRDIVSKKIYNMTYVDGTVQLIKNRNEFLDSKYYGANGIKTGMTEAAGECLVASAERNGQLLIMSVYNDEARWQDVQKWLNYGFSIIEQEEKYQKELAEEPRIYKWINQLLGKELYEEKTSTL encoded by the coding sequence ATGAAGAAAGTTATTGTGTATATCAGTGGTGTTGTTTTCTTTTTATCTATATGCTTAGGGATTGCTGTTTATGTAACACCACCGCCTCCGACTCCACCGGATATTATAAAACCACCACCGATACAGGGCGCTTCAGCGGCCTTATTGTGGACAAATAAAAATAAAATTATTGCAGAAAAAAACGGAGATAGTGCTATTTATCCGGCAAGCACAACAAAGATACTAACTTGTATTATTGCGTTAGAAGAGGGGCATACTTTATTAAAAAAAGAAGCTAATATTAGCTCTTTTTCTATAAAACAAGATGGTACATTATTGGGGATTTCACCTGACAATCCAATAATATTAGAACAATTGTTGTATGGAATGATGCTTGTTTCAGGTAATGATGCGGCTTCTGCCGTAGCAGAAACAGTCGGGGGAGAGTATCATCGATTTATACAAATGATGAATGAAAAAGCGAATATTATAGGTTGTACGAATTCTCACTTTAGCAATGCTAGCGGATTAACAGATCCCACGCACTATTCAACGGCTGTTGATATGACAAAAATTGCTGCTTATGCAATGAATAATCAAATGTTTAGAGACATTGTTTCTAAAAAAATATATAATATGACATATGTAGATGGCACTGTGCAGCTTATAAAGAATAGAAATGAATTTTTAGATAGCAAATATTATGGTGCTAATGGAATAAAAACAGGTATGACAGAAGCGGCAGGAGAATGTTTAGTTGCCTCTGCGGAGCGAAATGGACAGTTGCTTATTATGAGTGTATATAATGATGAGGCACGTTGGCAAGATGTACAAAAATGGCTTAATTATGGTTTTTCTATAATAGAGCAAGAAGAAAAGTATCAAAAAGAATTAGCAGAAGAACCTCGCATTTATAAATGGATTAATCAATTATTAGGTAAGGAATTATATGAAGAAAAAACATCAACGTTATAA
- a CDS encoding ECF transporter S component, with protein MEKNVVLKPQGLMDARQLVIAGLLVGITVFLGLSGYGFIPLFTINATILHVPTIIGAIVAGPKVGCMIGFFFGLFSFIQSFRSPAIMLQFAQQYNVLYGFLICIVPRVTIGFIAWWIYKHIPGRILIRATVTSVLTTLLHTGLFLSFFYMLVGAPFATHQGMSLDAFRMMLEGVAVTNGLPEAALAGVIVAPIVIALTHAHIIQ; from the coding sequence ATGGAAAAAAATGTTGTTTTAAAACCACAAGGATTAATGGATGCCAGACAATTGGTTATTGCGGGGCTCTTAGTGGGAATTACAGTTTTTTTAGGATTATCCGGATATGGATTTATTCCTTTATTTACAATTAATGCCACGATTTTACATGTTCCTACTATTATTGGCGCTATTGTAGCAGGACCTAAAGTTGGATGTATGATTGGGTTCTTTTTTGGGTTATTTTCTTTTATACAGAGCTTTAGATCTCCTGCGATTATGTTACAGTTTGCACAGCAGTATAATGTATTGTATGGGTTTTTAATTTGTATTGTTCCAAGAGTAACTATTGGATTTATTGCTTGGTGGATATATAAGCATATACCGGGACGCATTTTAATTAGAGCAACTGTTACTTCTGTATTAACAACTCTTTTGCATACCGGGTTATTCTTATCCTTTTTTTATATGTTAGTCGGGGCACCGTTTGCTACACATCAAGGAATGTCTTTAGATGCTTTTCGTATGATGTTGGAAGGTGTTGCTGTTACTAATGGTTTACCGGAGGCAGCATTAGCAGGTGTTATCGTAGCCCCTATTGTAATAGCTTTAACACATGCTCATATTATTCAGTAA